The following proteins are co-located in the Planococcus plakortidis genome:
- the cysS gene encoding cysteine--tRNA ligase, giving the protein MSIQIFNSLTRQKEAFVPLEEGKVKMYVCGPTVYNYIHIGNARPVIVYDTVRRYLEYRGYDVKYVSNFTDVDDKLIKAANELGEEVPEIAERFINAYFDNTKALGCAEADVHPRVTGHMPQIVEFIEALIEKGYAYESQGDVYYHTRKFDGYGKLSHQSVDELKIGARIEAGDKKQDALDFVLWKAAKPGEISWESPWGKGRPGWHIECSVMAREHLGDTIDIHAGGQDLTFPHHENEIAQSEAYTGKPFARYWMHNGYINIENEKMSKSLNNFVLVNDILKELDPQVLRLFMLSVHYRHPINYSKGLVEDAQAGMERIRTAYGNVKHRLEHSAGLGDHNDIWLSKIDAIKQEFIETMDDDFNTANAISKLFDLAKLANTYLLEKQTAELILQTFIGVFDELAGVLGLPFAQSELLDAEIEALLEERIEARKNRDFARADEIRDQLKEQNIILEDTAQGTRWKRG; this is encoded by the coding sequence ATGAGTATCCAGATTTTTAATTCATTGACGCGCCAAAAAGAAGCGTTCGTACCGCTGGAAGAAGGAAAAGTGAAAATGTATGTATGCGGGCCAACCGTTTACAATTATATCCACATCGGAAATGCCCGGCCGGTCATTGTCTATGACACGGTACGCCGTTATTTGGAATATCGCGGCTACGACGTGAAATACGTTTCGAATTTCACGGATGTTGATGATAAATTGATCAAAGCGGCCAATGAACTTGGCGAAGAAGTGCCGGAAATTGCGGAACGCTTTATCAATGCCTATTTCGACAACACGAAAGCGCTCGGCTGCGCAGAGGCGGATGTGCATCCCCGTGTTACAGGGCATATGCCGCAAATCGTCGAGTTTATCGAAGCGCTCATCGAAAAAGGCTATGCTTACGAATCGCAAGGCGATGTTTATTACCATACGCGTAAATTCGATGGGTATGGAAAATTATCCCACCAATCAGTGGATGAACTGAAGATTGGCGCCCGTATCGAAGCGGGGGACAAAAAGCAGGATGCCCTGGATTTCGTGTTATGGAAAGCGGCAAAACCTGGTGAAATTTCCTGGGAAAGCCCATGGGGCAAGGGACGCCCGGGCTGGCATATTGAATGCTCGGTGATGGCGAGAGAACACCTCGGCGATACGATCGATATCCATGCCGGTGGGCAAGATTTGACATTCCCGCACCACGAAAATGAAATTGCCCAATCGGAAGCTTATACTGGCAAGCCGTTTGCGCGTTATTGGATGCATAACGGGTATATCAATATTGAAAACGAAAAAATGTCCAAGTCATTGAATAACTTCGTGCTCGTCAATGACATTTTAAAAGAACTCGACCCGCAAGTGCTGCGCCTCTTCATGCTGTCGGTTCATTACCGCCATCCGATCAATTACTCCAAAGGGTTGGTAGAAGATGCGCAAGCGGGGATGGAGCGGATCCGCACAGCTTATGGCAATGTCAAACACCGCTTGGAGCATTCGGCCGGCCTTGGCGACCATAACGATATTTGGCTGTCAAAAATCGATGCGATCAAGCAGGAATTCATCGAAACGATGGACGATGATTTCAATACGGCGAATGCCATTTCGAAGTTGTTCGACCTGGCGAAACTGGCAAATACGTACCTGCTTGAGAAACAGACGGCTGAACTTATTCTTCAAACCTTCATTGGTGTGTTTGATGAGCTGGCGGGAGTTCTTGGCTTGCCGTTCGCGCAATCAGAGCTTTTGGATGCGGAAATCGAAGCGTTACTGGAAGAACGTATCGAAGCCCGCAAGAACCGCGATTTCGCACGGGCTGACGAAATCCGTGACCAATTAAAAGAGCAGAACATCATTTTGGAAGATACAGCACAAGGCACGCGCTGGAAGAGAGGCTAA
- a CDS encoding Mini-ribonuclease 3, which produces MALRKQDVDQLNALALAYMGDAVYETAVRAHLLHAGRVKPNILHRSSTAFVSAKSQALILKRFVDEGVLTETELAVMRRGRNAKSGSVPRNTDVQTYNFSTAFEAVLGWLYLKEEQERLDELINYAISIAEEPRGVVK; this is translated from the coding sequence ATGGCATTGAGAAAACAAGATGTTGACCAATTGAATGCCTTGGCACTTGCTTATATGGGCGATGCCGTTTATGAGACAGCGGTGCGTGCACATCTGCTCCACGCAGGCCGCGTCAAGCCGAATATCCTTCACCGGTCGTCCACGGCATTCGTTTCGGCGAAGTCCCAGGCGCTCATTTTGAAGCGTTTTGTCGATGAAGGCGTCCTGACAGAAACGGAACTTGCCGTCATGCGGCGGGGCCGCAACGCAAAATCCGGTTCAGTGCCGAGGAATACCGATGTCCAGACTTATAATTTCAGCACCGCCTTTGAAGCGGTGCTCGGCTGGCTGTATTTAAAAGAAGAGCAGGAGCGGCTGGATGAATTGATCAATTACGCGATCAGCATCGCCGAAGAGCCGAGAGGAGTGGTCAAATGA
- the rlmB gene encoding 23S rRNA (guanosine(2251)-2'-O)-methyltransferase RlmB, translating into MTEQTPEIIGGKNPVLEALRAKRDINKIWIAEGVQKKGIAELLQLAKEQKVLVQFVPKKKIDGLTDTNHQGIAAAVAAYRYAELEELFAKAQDKQEDPFFLILDELEDPHNLGSIMRTADAVGAHGLIIPQRRAVGLTGVVAKSSTGAIEHVPVVRVNNLSQTVDELKKRGVWIAGTDAKESVDYRRMDATLPLAVIIGSEGKGMSRILRDKCDFLYQLPMVGHVTSLNASVAASLLMYEVYRKRHPLG; encoded by the coding sequence ATGACAGAGCAGACGCCTGAAATCATCGGAGGCAAGAACCCGGTGCTAGAAGCATTGCGCGCCAAGCGCGACATCAATAAAATCTGGATCGCGGAAGGCGTCCAGAAAAAGGGCATTGCAGAACTTCTGCAATTGGCGAAAGAGCAGAAGGTGCTGGTGCAATTCGTCCCGAAAAAGAAAATCGATGGATTGACCGACACGAACCATCAAGGAATCGCCGCTGCAGTCGCGGCTTACCGCTATGCAGAACTGGAAGAGTTGTTCGCAAAAGCCCAGGACAAGCAAGAAGATCCGTTCTTCCTTATCCTCGATGAATTGGAAGACCCGCATAATCTTGGGTCGATCATGCGTACGGCAGATGCAGTCGGCGCCCATGGCTTAATCATCCCGCAGCGCCGTGCAGTGGGCTTGACCGGCGTCGTTGCGAAATCATCGACCGGGGCGATCGAACACGTGCCGGTCGTGCGCGTGAATAATTTATCGCAAACGGTCGATGAATTGAAAAAACGCGGCGTATGGATCGCCGGCACCGACGCCAAAGAATCGGTGGATTACCGGCGCATGGATGCGACCTTGCCGCTTGCCGTCATCATCGGCAGCGAAGGCAAAGGCATGAGCCGCATCTTGCGCGATAAATGCGACTTTCTCTACCAATTGCCGATGGTCGGCCATGTCACTTCCTTGAACGCTTCGGTGGCGGCGAGTCTGTTGATGTACGAAGTCTACCGCAAGCGCCATCCACTCGGGTGA
- a CDS encoding NYN domain-containing protein, which yields MNILLVDGYNIIGDWEELKALKKERLADARDKLIERMAEYQGFKGWRVIVVFDAHLVPGIEAKNLHSDVEVIFTRSSETADERIEKLAASLNSRRDQIYVATSDSTEQWVIFAKGALRISARELEIEMEEIDKRIAKKVREIQEQRSISKIPLKGEVAEIFEKWRRGLK from the coding sequence ATGAATATCCTGCTGGTGGATGGCTATAACATCATTGGCGATTGGGAAGAACTGAAAGCGTTGAAAAAAGAACGCCTAGCGGATGCGCGCGACAAGCTGATCGAACGGATGGCCGAGTATCAAGGATTCAAAGGCTGGCGGGTAATCGTTGTGTTCGATGCCCATCTGGTGCCCGGCATCGAAGCCAAAAACCTCCACAGCGATGTGGAGGTCATCTTCACCCGGTCAAGCGAGACGGCCGATGAACGAATCGAGAAACTGGCGGCCAGCCTGAACAGCCGGCGTGACCAAATTTACGTGGCCACATCCGATTCAACCGAACAATGGGTTATTTTCGCCAAAGGGGCGTTGCGCATCTCTGCGCGCGAACTGGAAATCGAAATGGAGGAAATCGACAAGCGCATTGCCAAAAAAGTGCGGGAGATTCAAGAGCAACGTTCCATTTCCAAAATCCCGCTCAAGGGGGAAGTGGCAGAAATTTTTGAAAAATGGCGCCGCGGCCTTAAATGA
- the sigH gene encoding RNA polymerase sporulation sigma factor SigH, with amino-acid sequence MADEELVGLVHSGNTEALDFLITKFRPFVRMKARSYFLIGADKEDIIQEGMIGLYKAIRDFRSDKLSSFRAFAELCIVRQIITAIKTATRQKHIPLNSYVSLDKPIYDEESDRTLMDVLAGSGADDPEELMIHNEEFRYMEGKMDEVLSELEREVLTLYLDGQSYQEISEKLERHVKSIDNALQRVKRKLERHLQASESRSS; translated from the coding sequence ATGGCAGATGAAGAACTTGTCGGTCTGGTCCATAGCGGCAATACGGAAGCCTTGGATTTTCTCATCACCAAGTTCCGTCCGTTTGTGCGGATGAAAGCCCGTTCCTATTTTCTCATTGGCGCAGATAAGGAAGACATCATCCAGGAAGGAATGATCGGCTTGTATAAAGCCATTCGCGACTTCAGGAGCGATAAATTGTCTTCATTCCGCGCATTCGCGGAGCTGTGCATCGTCCGCCAGATCATCACCGCGATCAAGACAGCCACCCGCCAAAAGCACATACCGCTAAATTCCTATGTCTCTCTTGATAAGCCAATTTATGATGAAGAGTCGGACAGGACATTGATGGATGTACTCGCCGGAAGCGGCGCGGATGATCCGGAAGAGCTGATGATCCACAATGAAGAATTCCGTTATATGGAAGGCAAAATGGATGAAGTCCTGAGCGAACTGGAACGGGAAGTACTGACGCTGTATCTCGATGGGCAGTCTTATCAGGAAATCTCTGAAAAGCTGGAGCGGCATGTAAAATCAATCGACAATGCCCTGCAGCGGGTCAAGCGGAAACTTGAGCGGCATTTGCAGGCGAGTGAAAGCCGGTCCTCGTAA
- the rpmG gene encoding 50S ribosomal protein L33: MAKKIVLSCSKCASRNYTVPAKADSSTRLELKKFCAHCNEHTVHKQTK, encoded by the coding sequence ATGGCTAAAAAAATCGTGTTGAGCTGCTCGAAATGTGCTTCCCGTAACTATACGGTACCTGCGAAAGCGGATTCAAGCACACGTTTGGAACTCAAAAAATTCTGTGCTCACTGCAACGAGCATACCGTGCATAAACAGACGAAATAA
- the secE gene encoding preprotein translocase subunit SecE has translation MGNIGDFFKNVVSEMRKVSWPRRKELTRYTIVVLSTVIFMALFFALIDTGISELFRWFLAL, from the coding sequence ATGGGTAACATTGGCGATTTCTTTAAAAATGTCGTTTCGGAAATGAGAAAAGTCAGCTGGCCAAGACGCAAGGAATTGACGCGCTACACAATCGTCGTCCTGTCAACGGTCATCTTCATGGCTCTTTTCTTCGCATTGATCGATACCGGCATATCGGAATTATTCCGTTGGTTCCTGGCACTGTAA
- the rplK gene encoding 50S ribosomal protein L11, whose product MAKKVVKVVKLQIPAAKANPAPPVGPALGQAGVNIMGFCKEFNARTAEQAGLIIPVEISVFEDRSFTFITKTPPAAVLLKKAAGIESGSGEPNRNKVATVKRDQVREIAETKMPDLNAASVEAAMLMVEGTARSMGITIED is encoded by the coding sequence GTGGCTAAAAAAGTAGTTAAAGTCGTAAAATTGCAGATCCCTGCAGCAAAAGCTAACCCGGCGCCGCCAGTAGGGCCAGCACTAGGTCAAGCAGGTGTCAACATCATGGGCTTCTGTAAAGAATTTAACGCGCGTACTGCTGAACAAGCAGGACTTATTATTCCGGTTGAGATTTCGGTATTTGAAGACCGTTCATTTACTTTCATTACGAAAACTCCGCCAGCTGCAGTTCTATTGAAGAAGGCAGCAGGTATTGAATCAGGTTCAGGCGAACCGAACCGCAATAAAGTAGCGACTGTGAAACGCGACCAAGTTCGCGAAATCGCAGAAACTAAAATGCCAGATCTAAATGCCGCTTCAGTTGAAGCTGCAATGTTGATGGTTGAAGGTACTGCTCGCAGCATGGGCATTACAATCGAAGACTAA
- the rplA gene encoding 50S ribosomal protein L1: MAKTGKKLQDAAKLIDRSKLYDAQEAIELAKKTSTVNFDATVEVAFRLGIDTRKNDQQIRGAVVLPNGTGKTQSVLVFAKGDKLKEAEEAGADYVGDAEYIQKIQQGWFDFDVIVATPDMMGEVGKLGRVLGPKGLMPNPKTGTVTFDVAKAVQEIKAGKVEYRADKAGIIHAPIGKVSFEDNKLAENLQAIYDVVLKAKPSAAKGTYMKSLNVTTTMGPAVKVDPAKVAVK, from the coding sequence ATGGCTAAAACAGGCAAAAAGCTGCAAGATGCAGCAAAATTGATCGACCGTTCTAAGCTCTACGATGCACAAGAAGCTATCGAACTTGCGAAAAAAACAAGCACAGTTAACTTCGATGCTACTGTAGAAGTCGCTTTCCGCCTAGGAATCGACACGCGTAAAAACGACCAGCAAATCCGCGGGGCAGTCGTGCTTCCAAACGGTACTGGTAAAACTCAAAGCGTTTTGGTTTTCGCTAAAGGTGACAAACTGAAAGAAGCTGAAGAAGCAGGAGCTGACTACGTTGGCGATGCTGAGTACATCCAAAAAATCCAACAAGGCTGGTTCGATTTCGACGTAATCGTCGCAACTCCGGACATGATGGGCGAAGTTGGTAAACTTGGGCGCGTTCTTGGACCAAAAGGTTTGATGCCAAACCCGAAAACAGGAACTGTTACATTTGATGTAGCGAAAGCTGTTCAAGAAATCAAAGCTGGTAAAGTGGAATACCGTGCTGACAAAGCCGGAATCATCCACGCGCCAATCGGCAAAGTGTCTTTCGAAGACAACAAACTTGCTGAAAACTTGCAAGCGATCTATGACGTGGTCTTGAAAGCGAAGCCATCTGCTGCTAAAGGCACGTACATGAAATCACTAAACGTAACGACTACTATGGGACCTGCTGTCAAAGTGGACCCTGCAAAAGTAGCAGTTAAATAA
- the rplJ gene encoding 50S ribosomal protein L10 — translation MSKAIETKKVVVQTIADKFDAAASVVVVDYRGLNVAQLTELRKQLREEGIEFKVYKNSMTRRATEVHGLEAINEHFTGPNAIAFSNEDVVAPARIINNFAKDNEALEIKAGIIEGNVASADEMKALAELPSRDGLLSMLLSVLQAPVRNFAATTKAVADQKEEQGA, via the coding sequence ATGAGCAAAGCAATTGAAACGAAAAAAGTTGTTGTGCAAACAATCGCTGACAAATTCGACGCTGCAGCATCTGTTGTCGTTGTTGATTACCGCGGATTGAACGTTGCCCAACTTACAGAACTTCGTAAACAGCTTCGTGAGGAAGGCATCGAGTTTAAAGTTTACAAAAACTCCATGACTCGCCGCGCGACAGAAGTTCACGGCCTTGAAGCGATCAACGAACACTTCACAGGACCGAACGCTATCGCATTCTCGAACGAAGACGTCGTTGCTCCTGCGCGAATCATTAACAACTTCGCAAAAGACAACGAAGCACTAGAAATCAAAGCCGGTATCATCGAAGGCAATGTTGCATCTGCAGATGAAATGAAAGCTCTTGCTGAACTTCCATCACGCGATGGCCTATTGTCTATGCTACTCAGCGTACTACAGGCTCCAGTCCGCAACTTCGCTGCTACAACCAAAGCAGTTGCAGACCAAAAAGAAGAACAGGGCGCTTAA
- the rplL gene encoding 50S ribosomal protein L7/L12 yields the protein MTQEQILDAIKEMTVLQLNDLVKAIEDEFGVTAAAPVAAAAAGGAAEAEQTEFDVVLASAGDQKIKVIKVVREVTGLGLKEAKGLVDEAPKALKEGASKEEAEEIKAKLEEVGASVEFK from the coding sequence ATGACACAAGAACAAATTCTAGACGCAATCAAAGAAATGACAGTTCTTCAACTTAACGACCTAGTAAAAGCAATCGAAGACGAGTTCGGCGTAACTGCTGCTGCTCCAGTTGCTGCAGCTGCTGCTGGTGGCGCTGCTGAAGCAGAGCAAACTGAATTCGACGTAGTCCTAGCTTCTGCTGGCGACCAAAAAATCAAAGTCATCAAAGTCGTTCGCGAAGTTACAGGTCTTGGCCTGAAAGAAGCGAAAGGTCTTGTTGACGAAGCTCCTAAAGCTCTTAAAGAAGGCGCATCTAAAGAAGAAGCTGAAGAAATCAAAGCTAAACTCGAAGAAGTTGGCGCTTCTGTAGAATTCAAATAA
- a CDS encoding class I SAM-dependent methyltransferase, which yields MSQHYYSKNPQTKSKPQEWTYTLRGETFRFQTDSGVFSKNDVDFGSRLLIEAFDEPVIEGPILDVGCGYGPIGMAIAKAFPQRHVHMVDINARAIELAQKNTVVNGVENVSVYESDGLSNVKQEGFGAILTNPPIRAGKETIFRFYEEAYAKLADSGSLWVVIQKKQGAPSTQEKLQGLFGNVRVADKKKGYFIFEARKV from the coding sequence ATGTCCCAGCATTATTATTCCAAAAATCCTCAAACTAAAAGCAAACCCCAAGAGTGGACCTACACATTGCGGGGCGAGACGTTCCGGTTTCAAACGGATTCAGGCGTTTTCAGCAAAAATGATGTCGACTTCGGTTCGCGGCTATTGATTGAGGCGTTTGATGAACCAGTTATAGAAGGGCCTATCCTCGATGTAGGCTGCGGGTATGGACCGATCGGAATGGCTATCGCCAAAGCATTTCCACAAAGGCATGTGCACATGGTGGACATTAACGCCAGAGCCATTGAACTCGCACAAAAAAACACCGTCGTGAACGGCGTAGAAAATGTTTCGGTCTATGAAAGTGATGGGCTGTCGAATGTTAAGCAGGAAGGGTTCGGCGCTATCCTGACAAACCCGCCGATCCGGGCGGGAAAAGAAACGATTTTCCGTTTCTACGAGGAAGCATACGCGAAACTCGCGGATTCAGGGTCGTTATGGGTTGTCATCCAGAAAAAACAAGGTGCCCCTTCGACGCAGGAGAAATTACAGGGGTTGTTCGGCAACGTCCGGGTAGCCGATAAGAAGAAAGGTTACTTTATTTTCGAGGCCAGAAAAGTTTGA
- the rpoB gene encoding DNA-directed RNA polymerase subunit beta, whose translation MTGQLVQYGQHRQRRSFSRISEVLDLPNLIEIQSSSYEWFLEEGLREMFRDISPIEDFTGNLSLEFVDYSLADPKYPVDESKERDVTYAAPLRVKVRLHNKETDEVKEQDVFMGDFPLMTETGTFVINGAERVIVSQLVRSPSVYFHDKTDKNGKRGFGATVIPNRGAWLEYETDAKDVVYVRIDRTRKLPVTVLLRALGFGSDQEIIDLLGDNEYLQNTLEKDNTENTEKALLEIYERLRPGEPPTVESAKSLLYSRFFDPKRYDLANVGRYKMNKKLHIKNRLFNQTIAETLVDPETGEILVEAGTVIDRRVLDRLIPNLENGVGFHTVSQAGGVLEDDVTLQSIKIYAPNDDEQKEITVISNAYIEDKIKNVTPADIISSISYFFNLLHGVGNTDDIDHLGNRRLRSVGELLQNQFRIGLSRMERVVRERMSINDTQSIVPQQLINIRPVIASIKEFFGSSQLSQFMDQTNPLAELTHKRRLSALGPGGLTRERAGFEVRDVHYSHYGRMCPIETPEGPNIGLINTLSTFAKVNKFGFIETPYRRVDPETNKVTDQIDYLTADEEDNYVVAQANSRLNEDGSFVEEEVVARFRGENTVYSRSSIDYMDVSPKQVVSVATACIPFLENDDSNRALMGANMQRQAVPLLNPEAPFVGTGMEHLAARDSGAAVIAKYGGIVEYVEAKEIRVRRIENVEGNEVKGDVDTYRLQKFIRSNQGTSYNQRPIVKVGDRVEKRDILADGPSMERGEMALGRNVLVGFMTWDGFNYEDAIIMSERLVKDDVYTSIHIEEYESDSRDTKLGPEEITRDIPNVGEDALRNLDDRGIIRVGAEVKDGDILVGKVTPKGVTELTAEERLLHAIFGEKAREVRDTSLRVPHGAGGIVLDVKIFNREDGDELPPGVNQLVRAYIVQKRKISVGDKMAGRHGNKGVISRILPEEDMPFMPDGTPIDIMLNPLGVPSRMNIGQVLELHLGMASRSLGLHMASSVFDGANEEDVWETMEEAGMPRDGKTILYDGRSGEPFDNRVSVGIMYMIKLAHMVDDKLHARSTGPYSLVTQQPLGGKAQFGGQRFGEMEVWALEAYGAAHTLQEILTVKSDDVVGRVKTYEAIVKGESVPEPSVPESFKVLIKELQSLGMDVKMLTIDDEEIELRDLDEEDDLQPADSLNILPIADEESPVGTIE comes from the coding sequence TTGACAGGTCAACTAGTTCAGTACGGTCAGCATCGTCAACGCAGAAGTTTTTCGAGAATCAGTGAAGTTCTAGATCTCCCGAATCTGATTGAGATCCAATCGTCTTCTTACGAATGGTTCTTAGAAGAAGGGCTTCGTGAAATGTTCCGCGACATTTCACCAATCGAAGATTTCACAGGGAACCTTTCCTTGGAATTCGTCGACTACAGCCTAGCGGATCCTAAGTACCCGGTTGATGAATCGAAAGAACGGGACGTCACTTACGCAGCGCCACTGCGTGTAAAAGTGCGCCTTCACAACAAAGAAACGGATGAAGTGAAAGAACAGGACGTCTTCATGGGTGACTTCCCATTGATGACAGAAACTGGAACTTTTGTCATCAATGGCGCTGAACGCGTCATCGTTTCGCAATTAGTACGCTCACCAAGCGTCTATTTCCACGACAAGACAGATAAAAACGGCAAACGTGGTTTTGGTGCCACTGTCATTCCAAACCGTGGTGCATGGCTTGAATATGAAACCGATGCAAAAGATGTCGTATACGTACGCATCGACCGCACCCGCAAATTGCCTGTGACGGTTCTTTTGCGTGCGCTAGGCTTTGGTTCCGACCAGGAAATCATTGACTTGCTCGGCGATAACGAGTATTTGCAGAACACATTGGAAAAAGACAATACTGAAAACACGGAGAAAGCGCTTCTTGAGATTTATGAGCGCCTACGCCCTGGAGAGCCACCGACAGTAGAAAGCGCAAAGAGCTTGCTCTACTCGCGTTTCTTCGACCCAAAACGCTACGATTTGGCGAATGTCGGCCGCTACAAGATGAACAAAAAGCTTCATATTAAAAACCGCTTGTTCAATCAGACGATTGCAGAAACGCTTGTCGATCCTGAAACGGGCGAAATTTTAGTAGAAGCTGGAACTGTTATTGACCGCCGTGTCCTTGACCGCCTGATCCCTAATCTGGAAAATGGAGTCGGTTTCCATACCGTTTCCCAAGCTGGAGGCGTGCTTGAAGACGACGTGACACTCCAATCCATTAAAATCTATGCGCCGAATGACGATGAACAAAAAGAAATTACCGTCATCAGCAATGCATATATCGAAGACAAGATCAAAAACGTAACGCCTGCAGATATCATCTCGTCTATCAGCTATTTCTTCAACTTGCTGCATGGCGTCGGCAATACAGATGATATCGACCACCTTGGTAACCGCCGTTTGCGTTCAGTTGGCGAACTTCTGCAGAATCAATTCCGTATCGGCTTGTCCCGTATGGAACGTGTTGTGCGCGAGCGTATGTCAATTAATGACACGCAATCGATCGTACCTCAGCAATTGATCAATATCCGCCCGGTTATTGCATCGATTAAAGAGTTCTTCGGCAGCTCCCAGTTGTCGCAGTTCATGGACCAAACGAACCCGCTTGCTGAATTGACGCATAAACGCCGTCTATCTGCGCTTGGGCCCGGTGGTTTGACGCGTGAGCGCGCCGGTTTTGAAGTGCGTGACGTTCACTACTCCCACTATGGCCGCATGTGCCCGATCGAAACGCCTGAGGGCCCGAACATCGGCTTGATCAACACGCTTTCAACATTTGCGAAAGTGAATAAATTCGGATTCATCGAAACACCTTATCGCCGCGTCGATCCGGAGACGAATAAAGTCACCGACCAGATCGATTATCTAACGGCTGATGAAGAAGACAACTATGTCGTCGCACAGGCGAACTCACGCTTGAATGAAGACGGATCGTTTGTCGAAGAAGAAGTCGTTGCACGCTTCCGCGGTGAGAACACCGTCTACAGCCGCTCGAGCATCGATTATATGGACGTTTCTCCAAAACAAGTCGTGTCGGTTGCGACTGCTTGTATCCCGTTCCTTGAAAACGATGACTCCAACCGTGCGTTGATGGGAGCGAACATGCAGCGTCAAGCTGTGCCTCTATTGAATCCGGAAGCTCCATTTGTCGGAACCGGCATGGAACATTTAGCTGCACGTGATTCCGGTGCTGCCGTGATCGCGAAGTATGGCGGAATTGTCGAATACGTGGAGGCAAAAGAGATCCGCGTTCGCCGCATCGAAAACGTAGAAGGCAATGAAGTCAAAGGCGATGTGGATACGTACCGCCTGCAAAAATTCATCCGTTCGAACCAAGGTACCAGCTACAACCAGCGCCCGATTGTCAAAGTCGGCGACCGCGTAGAAAAACGCGATATCCTGGCTGATGGCCCTTCAATGGAACGCGGTGAAATGGCGCTTGGCCGTAACGTGCTTGTCGGATTCATGACTTGGGACGGCTTTAACTATGAGGATGCGATCATCATGAGTGAGCGCCTCGTCAAAGATGACGTCTACACGTCGATCCATATCGAAGAATACGAATCAGATTCCCGTGATACAAAGCTCGGGCCTGAAGAAATCACGCGTGATATCCCGAACGTCGGCGAAGATGCTCTACGCAACTTGGACGACCGCGGCATTATCCGTGTCGGTGCTGAAGTGAAAGATGGCGACATCCTGGTCGGTAAAGTAACGCCTAAAGGGGTTACAGAACTGACAGCAGAAGAACGCCTGCTTCATGCAATCTTCGGTGAAAAAGCGCGTGAAGTTCGCGATACTTCCTTGCGTGTGCCTCACGGTGCAGGCGGGATCGTGCTTGATGTGAAAATCTTCAACCGCGAAGATGGCGATGAATTGCCGCCGGGCGTGAATCAATTGGTCCGTGCTTATATTGTCCAAAAACGGAAAATCTCCGTCGGGGACAAGATGGCCGGACGCCACGGGAACAAAGGTGTTATCTCCCGCATCTTGCCGGAAGAAGATATGCCGTTCATGCCGGATGGCACGCCGATCGATATCATGTTGAACCCGCTTGGTGTTCCTTCCCGTATGAACATCGGGCAGGTGCTTGAACTTCACTTGGGCATGGCTTCCCGTTCTCTTGGCCTTCACATGGCTTCATCGGTATTCGATGGCGCGAATGAAGAAGATGTCTGGGAAACGATGGAAGAAGCCGGAATGCCGCGCGACGGAAAAACCATCCTTTATGATGGCCGCTCCGGTGAGCCATTCGACAACCGCGTATCTGTCGGGATCATGTACATGATCAAACTGGCACACATGGTTGACGATAAACTCCATGCACGTTCAACCGGGCCATACTCGCTCGTTACACAGCAGCCACTTGGCGGTAAAGCGCAATTTGGCGGTCAGCGTTTCGGGGAGATGGAAGTTTGGGCACTTGAAGCATACGGTGCTGCGCATACCCTCCAGGAAATCTTGACGGTGAAATCAGATGACGTGGTCGGCCGTGTGAAAACGTATGAAGCTATTGTCAAAGGCGAAAGTGTTCCAGAACCAAGCGTTCCGGAATCATTCAAAGTATTGATCAAAGAGCTTCAGAGTTTGGGTATGGACGTCAAAATGCTCACAATCGACGATGAAGAAATCGAATTGCGCGATTTGGATGAAGAAGACGATCTTCAACCTGCAGATTCACTGAACATCTTGCCAATCGCTGACGAAGAATCACCAGTAGGCACGATTGAATAA